A DNA window from Moorella thermoacetica contains the following coding sequences:
- a CDS encoding helix-turn-helix transcriptional regulator codes for MRTALRRVRLQAGLTQSELARLVGLTRTSYTNIEKGHKNPSVGTALRIARALNRPVEELFADESPAVQDVKSEGRAMRKGG; via the coding sequence ATGCGCACTGCCCTGCGCAGGGTCCGGCTCCAGGCCGGCCTGACGCAATCCGAACTGGCCCGCCTGGTGGGGTTGACCCGCACTTCCTACACGAACATCGAGAAGGGGCACAAAAACCCTTCCGTGGGTACCGCCCTTCGCATCGCCCGGGCCCTCAACCGGCCGGTGGAGGAGCTCTTCGCCGACGAGTCTCCTGCCGTCCAGGACGTTAAGAGCGAAGGGAGGGCGATGCGGAAGGGAGGTTGA
- a CDS encoding helix-turn-helix transcriptional regulator, whose product MLRFGESLKELRQRKGLRQEDVARMVGVERPTVANWERGTKQPGLETLVRLSRLFGVSLDELVGVERAATPLPLASYRSLAADPLVKLLAERTGVPAKNIAAFIAALQIPDDVLP is encoded by the coding sequence ATGCTGAGGTTCGGCGAGTCTCTAAAGGAGCTGCGCCAGCGGAAGGGCCTGAGGCAGGAAGACGTCGCCAGGATGGTCGGCGTCGAGCGTCCCACAGTCGCCAACTGGGAGCGTGGGACGAAGCAGCCCGGCCTGGAGACGCTGGTCAGGCTGAGTCGACTCTTTGGTGTTTCCCTGGACGAACTGGTGGGCGTCGAAAGAGCCGCCACGCCGTTACCCCTGGCCAGCTATCGTTCCCTGGCCGCCGACCCGCTGGTAAAGCTCTTAGCCGAGCGGACCGGCGTCCCGGCCAAAAACATCGCCGCCTTTATCGCCGCCCTCCAGATCCCGGACGATGTTTTACCGTAA
- a CDS encoding Ig-like domain-containing protein codes for MSAQSLTKSFKKARRAVAVVAVLALLAALLPAVPAWAADVTTINISNPTSTSPKYVKAGETFTVQYTTDGQGTGYVRFSLVNATGTRELAVDQVTFPVTSGSKVLTVPADMADGTYDLKVEAREQYQANWYPTTVNGAVIVDSTPPSITASTLTSPNGGENWKVGTSQNITWRSTDISDDNLKGINLYYSTDGGANWTLIEGNKTNDGTYSWTVPGAISTNCKVKIEAEDMAGNKVSDVSDGTFTIYGVDNSAPTVSLTAPANNAWVGGTYSVTANASDSESGIASVRFEYSTDNGSNWTTIGTATSSPYSVSWSTASIADGATVLVRATATNGVGVTKTSDPVTVRIDNSAPTVSLTAPANNAWVGGTYTVTADASDSESGIASVRFEYSTDNGSNWTTIGTATSSPYSVSWSTASIADGTTVLVRATATNNAGVEASDTRTVTVDNSAPSSTGVTAPAAGAVWKIGTTQEIKWNPFTDAKNNLLPNPITIKLSTDGGTNWTTIAANEANDGTYTWVVSGVPSQNCKIKIEATDTAGNTGEAVSDEFTIWGQDTSGPTVALSGVNNNDKVKGTVTLNATASDSESGIARVKFEYSTDNGSNWTNIGTDTSSPYSVNWDTTSGIANGTTVMVRAVATNGVGAEVADVRTGILVDNSPPSVTLQQIPNNLIGATCTIKADASDNESGIASVKFQYSTDNGNTWSDIGTATAPNAEGYYHVTWNVPLADGTTGVQVRATAVNGVGLESAPSTATGLTVDKTPPSIKTNTLASPNGNERWARGSKQSITWTSGDITDNHLGATPVSLYYSTDGGANWTPIAADETNDGTYDWVVPAVISDKCRVKIEVRDQAGNVASDISDADFTIYAVEQSAPDVTVNSPNGGESYTPGSSVVITWTAADDTTPRADLKVDLYYSTDGGATWTAIATNEANDGAYAWTVPSVSSSNCLVKVEARDAVGNVGYDISDRTFSINAPATPPAEVNTVALKAGWNLVSLPLIPKEPAIDTVLAGVYGNLDTVWGYDTTTGTWSSYAPGAPSTLTQMRDGRGYWVKVNNDCSFAVDGVVLPMPPQVPPSYELVPGWNLIGFKSTVPKKASEYLAAMAGKYTVIYGFDAATQRFQQVLADDNLQPGKGYWVAVTDSGRIYP; via the coding sequence GTGAGTGCGCAATCTTTGACTAAAAGTTTTAAAAAGGCGCGCAGGGCCGTAGCCGTAGTGGCGGTCCTCGCCCTGCTCGCGGCGCTTTTGCCGGCCGTACCGGCGTGGGCGGCGGACGTGACTACGATCAACATAAGCAATCCAACGTCTACGTCGCCCAAATACGTCAAGGCCGGGGAGACTTTTACTGTCCAATACACTACTGATGGCCAGGGGACCGGCTATGTACGGTTCTCTTTAGTGAATGCAACAGGAACAAGGGAGTTGGCCGTTGATCAGGTCACGTTTCCTGTGACCAGCGGCTCCAAGGTTCTCACCGTTCCAGCGGACATGGCGGATGGAACGTATGACCTGAAAGTCGAGGCCAGGGAGCAATATCAGGCCAACTGGTACCCCACGACTGTGAATGGCGCCGTTATAGTGGACAGCACACCCCCGAGCATTACGGCAAGCACCCTAACCAGCCCCAACGGCGGCGAAAATTGGAAGGTTGGTACGTCGCAAAACATAACCTGGCGCTCCACCGATATATCCGATGATAATTTGAAAGGCATCAACCTCTACTACTCCACCGACGGCGGCGCTAACTGGACGCTCATCGAGGGCAATAAAACCAATGATGGAACCTACTCCTGGACTGTGCCGGGCGCCATAAGCACTAACTGTAAGGTGAAGATCGAGGCCGAGGACATGGCCGGCAACAAGGTCTCGGACGTCAGCGACGGCACTTTCACCATCTACGGTGTCGACAATTCCGCCCCGACTGTCAGCCTGACTGCGCCCGCGAATAACGCGTGGGTCGGTGGGACCTACTCCGTCACCGCTAATGCCAGCGACTCTGAGTCTGGCATCGCCAGCGTGAGGTTCGAGTACTCCACCGACAACGGCAGCAACTGGACCACCATCGGAACAGCTACTTCTTCTCCCTACTCCGTGAGCTGGAGCACCGCCAGCATTGCCGACGGTGCCACGGTGTTGGTGCGGGCCACGGCTACTAACGGTGTTGGCGTTACCAAGACCAGCGACCCGGTGACCGTCCGGATCGACAATTCCGCTCCGACTGTCAGTCTGACTGCGCCCGCGAATAATGCGTGGGTCGGTGGGACCTATACCGTCACCGCTGACGCCAGCGACTCTGAGTCTGGCATCGCCAGCGTGAGGTTCGAGTATTCCACCGACAACGGCAGCAACTGGACCACCATCGGAACAGCTACTTCTTCCCCCTACTCCGTGAGCTGGAGCACCGCCAGCATTGCCGACGGTACCACGGTGCTGGTGCGGGCCACGGCTACCAACAATGCCGGTGTCGAGGCCAGCGACACCAGGACCGTCACGGTGGACAACTCGGCACCTTCTAGCACGGGCGTGACCGCCCCCGCGGCTGGCGCCGTGTGGAAGATCGGCACAACGCAGGAGATCAAGTGGAATCCATTCACTGACGCCAAGAACAACCTGTTGCCGAACCCGATTACGATAAAGCTCTCCACGGACGGCGGGACTAATTGGACCACCATCGCCGCGAACGAGGCCAACGACGGAACTTATACCTGGGTCGTGTCAGGGGTTCCTTCGCAAAATTGCAAGATAAAGATTGAGGCTACCGACACCGCCGGGAACACCGGTGAAGCGGTGAGCGATGAATTCACCATCTGGGGCCAGGATACCAGCGGCCCGACGGTGGCGCTGTCGGGAGTGAACAACAACGATAAAGTAAAGGGCACTGTTACCCTGAACGCCACGGCCAGCGACTCTGAGTCTGGCATCGCCAGGGTGAAGTTCGAGTACTCCACCGACAACGGCAGCAACTGGACTAACATCGGCACGGATACTTCTTCCCCCTACTCCGTGAACTGGGACACCACCAGCGGCATTGCCAACGGCACTACGGTGATGGTACGCGCGGTGGCCACGAACGGTGTTGGGGCTGAGGTTGCCGATGTCAGGACGGGCATTCTGGTGGACAACTCTCCACCAAGCGTGACTCTACAGCAAATACCCAACAATCTGATTGGCGCCACTTGCACCATCAAGGCCGATGCCAGCGATAACGAGTCCGGCATCGCCAGCGTGAAGTTCCAGTACTCCACCGACAACGGCAACACCTGGAGTGACATTGGAACGGCGACCGCGCCGAACGCCGAGGGCTACTATCATGTAACCTGGAATGTGCCTCTGGCGGACGGCACCACCGGCGTGCAGGTGAGAGCCACGGCTGTTAACGGTGTAGGCCTAGAATCTGCTCCATCAACCGCGACCGGCCTGACAGTGGACAAGACGCCACCTTCGATCAAGACCAACACACTGGCCTCGCCCAACGGAAACGAGCGCTGGGCCAGGGGTTCGAAGCAGTCTATAACCTGGACGAGCGGTGATATTACTGATAACCACCTGGGTGCGACCCCGGTCAGCCTGTACTATTCCACCGACGGCGGCGCTAACTGGACGCCCATCGCGGCCGACGAGACCAACGACGGCACGTACGACTGGGTCGTCCCCGCGGTGATCAGCGATAAGTGCCGCGTCAAGATCGAGGTGCGCGACCAGGCGGGCAACGTGGCCAGCGACATCAGCGATGCCGACTTCACCATCTACGCGGTGGAGCAGAGCGCGCCTGATGTGACCGTCAACAGCCCGAACGGCGGCGAGAGCTACACGCCCGGATCGTCCGTGGTGATCACCTGGACGGCTGCCGACGACACCACGCCACGGGCTGACCTTAAGGTGGACCTCTACTACTCCACCGACGGCGGCGCGACCTGGACTGCCATCGCTACCAACGAGGCCAACGACGGTGCCTACGCCTGGACGGTGCCCAGCGTTAGCAGCAGCAATTGCCTGGTGAAAGTGGAGGCCCGGGACGCCGTGGGCAACGTGGGATATGATATTAGCGACCGCACTTTCAGCATCAACGCCCCCGCGACCCCGCCAGCAGAAGTTAACACGGTAGCGCTTAAGGCCGGCTGGAACCTGGTATCGCTGCCTCTCATCCCGAAGGAGCCGGCCATTGACACCGTCCTGGCTGGCGTCTACGGCAATCTCGATACGGTCTGGGGTTACGACACAACAACCGGCACCTGGTCCTCCTACGCGCCGGGCGCGCCGAGCACCCTGACGCAGATGCGAGACGGCCGCGGCTACTGGGTGAAGGTTAACAATGACTGCTCTTTTGCCGTTGACGGTGTGGTGCTGCCCATGCCACCCCAGGTACCGCCGAGCTACGAGCTGGTGCCGGGCTGGAACCTGATCGGCTTCAAGTCCACGGTGCCGAAGAAGGCCAGCGAGTACCTGGCGGCAATGGCGGGCAAGTACACTGTTATCTATGGCTTCGACGCTGCCACGCAGCGGTTCCAACAGGTGCTGGCCGACGACAACCTGCAGCCCGGTAAAGGTTATTGGGTTGCGGTGACCGACTCCGGCCGCATCTATCCGTAA